The following proteins come from a genomic window of Ursus arctos isolate Adak ecotype North America unplaced genomic scaffold, UrsArc2.0 scaffold_12, whole genome shotgun sequence:
- the AMIGO1 gene encoding amphoterin-induced protein 1 encodes MQPQRDPRGLWLLLLSLFLLLFEVARAGRPVVSCPAACLCASNILSCSKQQLPNVPHSLPSYTALLDLSHNNLSRLRAEWTPTRLVHLQSLLLSHNHLNFISSEAFSPVPNLRYLDLSSNQLRTLDEFLFSELQALEVLLLYNNHIAAVDRCAFDDMAQLQKLYLSQNQISRFPLELVKEGAKLPKLTLLDLSSNKLKNLPLPDLQKLPAWVKNGLYLHNNPLHCDCELYQLFSHWQSRQLSSVVDFQEDLYCMSSKKLYNVFNLAFLNCSEYKERAWEAHLGDTLTIKCDTKQQGMTKVWVTPSNERVLDEVANGTVTVSKDGSLHFQQVRVEDGGVYTCYAMGEAFNETLSVELKVYNFTLHGHHDTLNTAYTTLVGCILSVVLVLIYLYLTPCRCWCRGVEKPSSHQGDSLSSSMLSTTPNHDPMAGGDKDDGFDRRVAFLEPAGPGQGQNGKLKPGNTLPVPEATGKGPRRMSDPESVSSVFSDTPIVV; translated from the coding sequence ATGCAACCCCAGCGCGACCCTCGAGGCCTCTGGCTCCTGCTGCTGTCCTTGTTCCTGCTCCTCTTCGAGGTGGCCAGGGCCGGCCGGCCCGTGGTTAGCTGTCCTGCTGCCTGCCTGTGCGCCAGCAACATCCTCAGTTGCTCCAAGCAGCAGCTGCCCAACGTGCCCCACTCCTTGCCCAGCTACACCGCGCTGTTAGACCTCAGCCACAATAACCTGAGCCGCCTGCGGGCCGAGTGGACCCCCACGCGCCTGGTCCACCTGCAGTCCCTGCTGCTGAGCCACAACCACCTGAACTTCATCTCCTCCGAGGCCTTTTCCCCAGTGCCCAACCTGCGCTACCTGGACCTCTCCTCCAACCAGCTGCGCACACTGGACGAGTTCCTGTTCAGCGAGCTGCAGGCCCTGGAGGTGCTGCTGCTGTACAACAACCACATCGCGGCGGTGGACCGCTGCGCCTTCGACGACATGGCGCAGCTGCAGAAACTCTACCTGAGCCAGAACCAGATTTCCCGCTTCCCTCTGGAGCTGGTCAAGGAGGGGGCCAAGCTGCCCAAACTCACGCTCCTGGATCTCTCGTCCAACAAGCTCAAGAACTTACCGCTGCCCGACCTGCAGAAGCTGCCCGCATGGGTCAAGAACGGCCTGTACCTGCACAACAACCCGCTGCACTGCGACTGCGAGCTCTACCAGCTCTTCTCCCACTGGCAGTCCCGGCAGCTGAGCTCCGTGGTGGACTTCCAGGAGGACCTGTACTGCATGAGCTCCAAGAAGCTCTACAACGTCTTCAACCTGGCCTTCCTCAACTGCAGCGAGTACAAGGAGCGCGCCTGGGAAGCCCACCTGGGGGACACCTTGACCATCAAGTGTGACACCAAGCAGCAGGGGATGACCAAGGTGTGGGTGACGCCGAGCAACGAACGGGTGCTAGATGAGGTGGCCAACGGCACGGTGACGGTGTCCAAGGACGGCAGTCTTCATTTCCAGCAGGTGCGGGTCGAGGATGGGGGCGTATACACCTGCTACGCCATGGGGGAGGCTTTCAATGAGACACTGTCTGTGGAGTTGAAAGTGTACAACTTCACCTTGCACGGCCACCATGACACCCTCAACACGGCCTATACCACCCTGGTGGGCTGCATCCTCAGCGTGGTCCTGGTCCTCATATACCTGTACCTTACCCCCTGCCGATGCTGGTGCCGGGGTGTCGAGAAACCGTCCAGCCATCAAGGAGACAGCCTCAGCTCTTCCATGCTTAGCACCACACCCAACCACGACCCTATGGCTGGTGGGGACAAGGATGACGGTTTTGACCGGCGGGTGGCCTTCCTGGAACCCGCTGGTCCCGGGCAGGGTCAAAATGGCAAACTCAAGCCAGGCAACACCCTGCCCGTGCCCGAGGCAACCGGCAAGGGCCCGCGGAGGATGTCGGATCCGGAATCAGTCAGCTCGGTCTTCTCTGATACACCCATTGTGGTGTGA
- the LOC113244925 gene encoding probable transmembrane reductase CYB561D1 isoform X2 has protein sequence MQPLEFCLCMAEAILLFSPEHSLFFFCSRKARIRLHWAGQTLAILCAALGLGFIIFSRTRSELPHLVSWHSWVGALTLLATSGQALCGFCLLCPRAARVSRVARLKLYHLTCGLVVYLMATVTVLLGMYSVWFQAQIKGTAWYLCLALPLYLALAIMHQISSSYLPKKKMEM, from the exons ATGCAGCCCCTGGAG TTCTGCCTCTGCATGGCTGAGGCCATCCTGCTCTTCTCGCCTGAACACTCCCTGTTCTTCTTCTGCTCCCGAAAGGCCCGGATCCGACTCCACTGGGCAGGGCAGACCCTAGCCATCCTCTGTGCGGCCCTGGGCCTGGGCTTCATCATCTTCAGCAGGACCCGCAGTGAGCTGCCCCACCTGGTGTCCTGGCACAGCTGGGTAGGGGCTCTGACACTGCTGGCCACTAGCGGCCAGGCACTGTGTGGGTTCTGCCTCCTCTGTCCTCGAGCAGCCAGGGTCTCAAGGGTGGCTCGCCTCAAGCTCTACCATCTGACTTGTGGACTGGTGGTCTACCTGATGGCTACAGTCACGGTGCTCCTGGGCATGTACTCAGTGTGGTTCCAGGCCCAGATCAAAGGCACAGCCTGGTACCTGTGCCTGGCACTGCCCCTCTATCTGGCCCTGGCGATCATGCACCAGATCTCCAGCTCCTACTTGccgaagaagaaaatggaaatgtga
- the LOC113244925 gene encoding probable transmembrane reductase CYB561D1 isoform X1: MQPLEVGLVPAPAREPRLTLWLRTGSGILAHLVALGFTIFLTVLSRPGTSLFSWHPVFMALAFCLCMAEAILLFSPEHSLFFFCSRKARIRLHWAGQTLAILCAALGLGFIIFSRTRSELPHLVSWHSWVGALTLLATSGQALCGFCLLCPRAARVSRVARLKLYHLTCGLVVYLMATVTVLLGMYSVWFQAQIKGTAWYLCLALPLYLALAIMHQISSSYLPKKKMEM; the protein is encoded by the exons ATGCAGCCCCTGGAGGTAGGTCTGGTTCCCGCTCCGGCGAGGGAGCCGAGACTGACCCTCTGGCTGCGGACAGGCAGTGGGATCTTGGCGCACCTGGTGGCTTTGGGCTTCACCATCTTTCTGACTGTGTTGTCCCGGCCAGGAACCA GTCTTTTCTCCTGGCACCCTGTATTCATGGCCTTGGCG TTCTGCCTCTGCATGGCTGAGGCCATCCTGCTCTTCTCGCCTGAACACTCCCTGTTCTTCTTCTGCTCCCGAAAGGCCCGGATCCGACTCCACTGGGCAGGGCAGACCCTAGCCATCCTCTGTGCGGCCCTGGGCCTGGGCTTCATCATCTTCAGCAGGACCCGCAGTGAGCTGCCCCACCTGGTGTCCTGGCACAGCTGGGTAGGGGCTCTGACACTGCTGGCCACTAGCGGCCAGGCACTGTGTGGGTTCTGCCTCCTCTGTCCTCGAGCAGCCAGGGTCTCAAGGGTGGCTCGCCTCAAGCTCTACCATCTGACTTGTGGACTGGTGGTCTACCTGATGGCTACAGTCACGGTGCTCCTGGGCATGTACTCAGTGTGGTTCCAGGCCCAGATCAAAGGCACAGCCTGGTACCTGTGCCTGGCACTGCCCCTCTATCTGGCCCTGGCGATCATGCACCAGATCTCCAGCTCCTACTTGccgaagaagaaaatggaaatgtga
- the ATXN7L2 gene encoding ataxin-7-like protein 2 isoform X2: MAVRERAAAAMAALERRVPSLDDFAGQSWSSWVERADLPAADGAELEESNKNTKKLDAMTLIKEDMSIFGHCPAHDDFYLVVCSHCSQVVKPQAFQKHCERRHGPLSKLYARAPPPPPAPASSQKCHVVNGQGPACRAPGSTKTSSREKGQGSRSRGHPPPEKTQKDNLCLFVPVVNLEKMSSLPKPDGHGIRAAPPSAFLSQPGGLTKDSPGKNPMAPPSKEPPGRESIEMTPSEGPSHRAEGSPPEKEPGGARLPPKTHRKMARKECDLNRQCGVVNPETKKICTRLLTCKIHSVHQRREVQGRAKDFDVLVAELKANSRKGESPKEKSPGRKEPTLERPSQEPPSSVQAVAAATPSSTFSARAKQTYPYCALPRSRASSESELDGEGPCGGDGDPGLFPFPLPRGGAQASSEESEEEGTSDDLHLPPDCHYATRPPRPQAFCTFGSRLVSPGCYVFSRRLDRFCSALSSMLERHLSSHMWRKIPPAAEPPSHLVSSPLSAPLSPSSTGSCPRLPGPPPRPACPASTPPAKDSLVPSYPAGSPSVAAACSQAECMGGSQAITSPLPANTPSPSFSKLPPSKASKSSKGKDGVEVEAPSRKRKLSPGPTTFKRTCILEPSGKGKLSGCRGLSAKTKTALGMGLNGTVGPRVKRAGPLDCRGSPHQPPTPVKASQLDNRGAAGHPAKALPPTCLSEEEVAKKRKNLATYCRPVKAKHCQAGAPADAACSVRRKKPGPAMAFEEKCSTLKSKAH, translated from the exons ATGGCGGTGCGTGAACGCGCGGCGGCAGCAATGGCCGCTCTGGAGCGGCGGGTGCCGAGTCTCGATGACTTCGCGGGACAGAGCTGGAGCTCGTGGGTGGAACGGGCCGACCTGCCCGCGGCCGACG GGGCTGAGCTGGAGGAGAGTAACAAAAACACGAAGAAGTTGGATGCCATGACCCTCATTAAAGAAG ACATGTCCATCTTCGGGCACTGCCCTGCCCATGACGACTTCTATTTGGTTGTGTGTAGCCACTGCAGCCAAGTGGTGAAGCCTCAAGCTTTCCAGAAGCACTGCG AAAGAAGACACGGGCCCCTCAGCAAGCTTTACGcccgggccccacccccacctccagcccctgccagCTCTCAGAAATGCCATGTAGTGAATGGGCAGGGCCCAGCTTGTAGGGCCCCAGGTTCCACCAAAACCTCCTCCAGGGAGAAGGGCCAGGGGTCCCGGAGCCGTGGCCACCCACCTCCTGAGAAGACGCAGAAGGACAACCTCTG CCTTTTCGTGCCTGTGGTGAATCTGGAGAAGATGTCCAGTCTCCCGAAGCCCGATGGACATGGAATCAGGGCGGCCCCGCCCTCTGCTTTCCTCAGCCAGCCTGGTGGCCTCACCAAGGACTCCCCTGGAAAAAACCCCATGGCACCCCCTTCTAAAGAACCTCCGGGGAGAGAGAGCATCGAGATGACCCCCAGCGAGGGCCCCAGTCACCGGGCTGAAGGCAGCCCTCCTGAAAAGGAGCCTGGTGGGGCCAGGCTGCCCCCCAAAACCCACCGGAAGATGGCCC GGAAGGAGTGCGACCTCAACAGGCAGTGTGGGGTAGTAAACCCAGAGACCAAAAAGATCTGTACCCGCCTGCTGACCTGCAAG ATCCACTCGGTGCACCAGCGCCGGGAGGTCCAGGGCCGCGCCAAGGACTTTGACGTGCTCGTGGCAGAGCTGAAGGCCAATTCCCGCAAAGGGGAGTCTCCCAAAGAGAAGAGCCCAGGGCGCAAGGAGCCCACTCTTGAGCgcccctcccaggagcccccctcCTCAGTCCAGGCTGTGGCAGCGGCCACCCCCAGCAGCACCTTCTCTGCTCGCGCTAAGCAGACCTACCCATACTGCGCACTGCCCAG GTCCCGGGCCTCCTCTGAGAGTGAGTTGGATGGTGAAGGCCCCTGTGGTGGTGATGGGGACCCAGGCCTGttcccctttcccctgccccggggtggggcccaggcctcCAGCGaggagagtgaggaggaggggaCATCTGACGACCTCCACCTCCCCCCTGACTGCCATTATGCAACCCGGCCCCCGCGGCCACAGGCG TTCTGCACCTTTGGGAGCCGACTGGTGAGTCCCGGATGCTACGTGTTTAGCCGCCGGCTGGACCGCTTCTGCTCAGCACTGAGCTCCATGCTGGAGCGGCACCTCAGCTCACACATGTGGAG GAAGATCCCACCGGCGGCTGAGCCTCCATCCCACCTTGTCAGCTCCCCACTCTCTGCTCCCCTGAGCCCATCCTCTACAGGCAGCTGCCCCCGCCTTCCAGGCCCACCCCCCAGACCTGCCTGCCCAGCCTCCACGCCCCCCGCCAAGGACAGCCTGGTCCCCAGCTACCCCGCAGGCTCCCCCAGCGTGGCAGCGGCCTGCAGCCAGGCGGAGTGCATGGGCGGGAGCCAGGCCATCACCTCACCACTGCCTGCCAACACGCCATCCCCATCCTTCAGCAAACTCCCGCCTTCGAAGGCCAGCAAGTCGTCCAAAGGCAAGGACGGGGTCGAGGTGGAGGCCCCTTCTCGAAAGCGAAAGTTATCCCCAGGCCCCACCACTTTCAAACGGACCTGCATCCTGGAGccctctggaaaaggcaaactgtCTGGCTGCCGGGGCCTCTCGGCCAAGACTAAAACAGCCCTGGGCATGGGGCTTAATGGGACGGTGGGGCCAAGAGTGAAGCGGGCAGGGCCTCTGGACTGTCGGGGTTCCCCTCATCAGCCCCCTACACCCGTCAAGGCTTCTCAGCTGGACAACCGGGGAGCGGCTGGACACCCAGCCAAGGCCCTGCCACCCACCTGCCTCTCTGAGGAGGAGGTAGCCAAGAAGCGGAAAAACCTGGCCACTTACTGCCGGCCGGTGAAGGCCAAGCACTGCCAGGCAGGCGCACCCGCCGATGCGGCCTGCTCTGTGCGCCGCAAGAAGCCGGGTCCTGCCATGGCCTTTGAGGAGAAGTGTTCGACACTGAAG TCTAAAGCCCATTAA
- the ATXN7L2 gene encoding ataxin-7-like protein 2 isoform X1 encodes MAVRERAAAAMAALERRVPSLDDFAGQSWSSWVERADLPAADGAELEESNKNTKKLDAMTLIKEDMSIFGHCPAHDDFYLVVCSHCSQVVKPQAFQKHCERRHGPLSKLYARAPPPPPAPASSQKCHVVNGQGPACRAPGSTKTSSREKGQGSRSRGHPPPEKTQKDNLCLFVPVVNLEKMSSLPKPDGHGIRAAPPSAFLSQPGGLTKDSPGKNPMAPPSKEPPGRESIEMTPSEGPSHRAEGSPPEKEPGGARLPPKTHRKMARKECDLNRQCGVVNPETKKICTRLLTCKIHSVHQRREVQGRAKDFDVLVAELKANSRKGESPKEKSPGRKEPTLERPSQEPPSSVQAVAAATPSSTFSARAKQTYPYCALPRSRASSESELDGEGPCGGDGDPGLFPFPLPRGGAQASSEESEEEGTSDDLHLPPDCHYATRPPRPQAFCTFGSRLVSPGCYVFSRRLDRFCSALSSMLERHLSSHMWRKIPPAAEPPSHLVSSPLSAPLSPSSTGSCPRLPGPPPRPACPASTPPAKDSLVPSYPAGSPSVAAACSQAECMGGSQAITSPLPANTPSPSFSKLPPSKASKSSKGKDGVEVEAPSRKRKLSPGPTTFKRTCILEPSGKGKLSGCRGLSAKTKTALGMGLNGTVGPRVKRAGPLDCRGSPHQPPTPVKASQLDNRGAAGHPAKALPPTCLSEEEVAKKRKNLATYCRPVKAKHCQAGAPADAACSVRRKKPGPAMAFEEKCSTLKVPAPLPEEHGQGKIRMDEGRTQWEPGTEEVLSKCLCGEGTKGEVERVPGASSRGRGRSAL; translated from the exons ATGGCGGTGCGTGAACGCGCGGCGGCAGCAATGGCCGCTCTGGAGCGGCGGGTGCCGAGTCTCGATGACTTCGCGGGACAGAGCTGGAGCTCGTGGGTGGAACGGGCCGACCTGCCCGCGGCCGACG GGGCTGAGCTGGAGGAGAGTAACAAAAACACGAAGAAGTTGGATGCCATGACCCTCATTAAAGAAG ACATGTCCATCTTCGGGCACTGCCCTGCCCATGACGACTTCTATTTGGTTGTGTGTAGCCACTGCAGCCAAGTGGTGAAGCCTCAAGCTTTCCAGAAGCACTGCG AAAGAAGACACGGGCCCCTCAGCAAGCTTTACGcccgggccccacccccacctccagcccctgccagCTCTCAGAAATGCCATGTAGTGAATGGGCAGGGCCCAGCTTGTAGGGCCCCAGGTTCCACCAAAACCTCCTCCAGGGAGAAGGGCCAGGGGTCCCGGAGCCGTGGCCACCCACCTCCTGAGAAGACGCAGAAGGACAACCTCTG CCTTTTCGTGCCTGTGGTGAATCTGGAGAAGATGTCCAGTCTCCCGAAGCCCGATGGACATGGAATCAGGGCGGCCCCGCCCTCTGCTTTCCTCAGCCAGCCTGGTGGCCTCACCAAGGACTCCCCTGGAAAAAACCCCATGGCACCCCCTTCTAAAGAACCTCCGGGGAGAGAGAGCATCGAGATGACCCCCAGCGAGGGCCCCAGTCACCGGGCTGAAGGCAGCCCTCCTGAAAAGGAGCCTGGTGGGGCCAGGCTGCCCCCCAAAACCCACCGGAAGATGGCCC GGAAGGAGTGCGACCTCAACAGGCAGTGTGGGGTAGTAAACCCAGAGACCAAAAAGATCTGTACCCGCCTGCTGACCTGCAAG ATCCACTCGGTGCACCAGCGCCGGGAGGTCCAGGGCCGCGCCAAGGACTTTGACGTGCTCGTGGCAGAGCTGAAGGCCAATTCCCGCAAAGGGGAGTCTCCCAAAGAGAAGAGCCCAGGGCGCAAGGAGCCCACTCTTGAGCgcccctcccaggagcccccctcCTCAGTCCAGGCTGTGGCAGCGGCCACCCCCAGCAGCACCTTCTCTGCTCGCGCTAAGCAGACCTACCCATACTGCGCACTGCCCAG GTCCCGGGCCTCCTCTGAGAGTGAGTTGGATGGTGAAGGCCCCTGTGGTGGTGATGGGGACCCAGGCCTGttcccctttcccctgccccggggtggggcccaggcctcCAGCGaggagagtgaggaggaggggaCATCTGACGACCTCCACCTCCCCCCTGACTGCCATTATGCAACCCGGCCCCCGCGGCCACAGGCG TTCTGCACCTTTGGGAGCCGACTGGTGAGTCCCGGATGCTACGTGTTTAGCCGCCGGCTGGACCGCTTCTGCTCAGCACTGAGCTCCATGCTGGAGCGGCACCTCAGCTCACACATGTGGAG GAAGATCCCACCGGCGGCTGAGCCTCCATCCCACCTTGTCAGCTCCCCACTCTCTGCTCCCCTGAGCCCATCCTCTACAGGCAGCTGCCCCCGCCTTCCAGGCCCACCCCCCAGACCTGCCTGCCCAGCCTCCACGCCCCCCGCCAAGGACAGCCTGGTCCCCAGCTACCCCGCAGGCTCCCCCAGCGTGGCAGCGGCCTGCAGCCAGGCGGAGTGCATGGGCGGGAGCCAGGCCATCACCTCACCACTGCCTGCCAACACGCCATCCCCATCCTTCAGCAAACTCCCGCCTTCGAAGGCCAGCAAGTCGTCCAAAGGCAAGGACGGGGTCGAGGTGGAGGCCCCTTCTCGAAAGCGAAAGTTATCCCCAGGCCCCACCACTTTCAAACGGACCTGCATCCTGGAGccctctggaaaaggcaaactgtCTGGCTGCCGGGGCCTCTCGGCCAAGACTAAAACAGCCCTGGGCATGGGGCTTAATGGGACGGTGGGGCCAAGAGTGAAGCGGGCAGGGCCTCTGGACTGTCGGGGTTCCCCTCATCAGCCCCCTACACCCGTCAAGGCTTCTCAGCTGGACAACCGGGGAGCGGCTGGACACCCAGCCAAGGCCCTGCCACCCACCTGCCTCTCTGAGGAGGAGGTAGCCAAGAAGCGGAAAAACCTGGCCACTTACTGCCGGCCGGTGAAGGCCAAGCACTGCCAGGCAGGCGCACCCGCCGATGCGGCCTGCTCTGTGCGCCGCAAGAAGCCGGGTCCTGCCATGGCCTTTGAGGAGAAGTGTTCGACACTGAAGGTACCGGCCCCGCTCCCTGAAGAGCACGGGCAGGGAAAAATCAGGATGGACGAGGGTAGAACACAGTGGgaacctggcacagaggaggtgCTAAGTAAATGTTTGTGCGGGGAAGGGACGAAAGGGGAAGTTGAGAGAGTTCCTGGGGCATCTTCTCGAGGCCGAGGTAGGTCAGCTCTTTGA